In the genome of Fusarium graminearum PH-1 chromosome 2, whole genome shotgun sequence, the window AGACGATTATATATAAGGCTGTTGCTAGAATCtagatgaaagaagaaaatacaGCACACATTATTACATTCCTTTTGCCGGTCAAAGGTCCACACTTCTTGACATACACACTCGTTTATCCAACACTCAACTAGCAGTTTTCTAATCTTCAAAATGACTAAGCTTGGAtttgttcttctcgctgCCCTGGCTGGCAGCGCTGCCGCCGCTCCTTCAGCTCCGGCCATTACTCAAGCTCCCGAAGTCCACGCCTACGGCAAGCGTGCTACCAGCTGCACCTTCTCCGGTTCCGATGGTGCTGCCAAGGCTAGCAAGTCCCAGGCTTCTTGCGCCACCATTGTCCTCGACAGTGTCGCCGTCCCCAGCGGTGTGACTCTTGatctcagcaagctcaaggacaacaccaaggtcatcttcaagggAACCACGACCTGGGGCTACAAGGAGTGGAAGGGTCCTCTCATGAAGATCTCTGGAAACAAGATTACCGTTGAGGGATCTGGTGCTATTCTCAACGCCGGTGGTGAGAAGTACTGGGATGGCAAGGGTGGAAACAGTGGCATTACGAAGCCCAAGTTCTTCGCTGCTCACAAGCTTACCGactccaagatcaacaacctttACGTCAAGAACACCCCTGTCCAGGCTGTCAGCATCAATGGCGTGAACGGTCTGGAGATCAACAAGTTCACTcttgacaacaaggatgGTGACTCCCAGGGTGGCCACAACACTGATGCTTTCGATATCGGTTCCTCCACTGGTGTTACCATTGATGGCGCCAAGGTCTACAACCAGGATGACTGTGTTGCTGTTAACTCTGGGAAGGTAAGTTCGACTTGTCAGATCCTGGGAGACAAGGTTGCTAACTGTAATAGAACATCATTTTCAAGAACGGCTACTGCCACGGTGGCCACGGTCTCTCCATCGGCAGTGTCGGAGGCCGCGATGACAACGTCGTCGACAACGTTCAGTTCCTTAACTCTGAGGTAGCCAACTCTGCCAACGGTATCCGCGTCAAGGCTTTCAAGAACCATACCggaaagatcaacaaggtcacCTACTCCGACATCACCCTcaccaagatccagaagTACGGCATTCTCGTCGAGCAGAACTACGATGGTGGTGACCTCCACGGAGACCCTACCAGCGGCCttcccatcaccaacctcaccctcaagaacatcaagggcaagaacgCCGTTGACGCCAAGGGAAAGAATGCTGCTATCGTCTGTGGCAAGGGAGCTTGCACTAACTGGACTTGGTCCAACGTTCAAGTTTCTGGTGGAAAGAAGTACGACAGCTGCCAGAACGTTCCCAGCGTTGCTTCTTGCTAAGGGATATCCATTAATTAATTTTCCAACTCCACTTGGAGGATTTACAACGTGTAATATGGAAAGATAGACTTCATTCTTGTATATAACATAACCATTGGGGCCAGCTCGACAAGTTCTTGCTGTGGTTCCTAACAATATAACTCTAAAGGCCTTTGAAAGGATTATCAACTTGATACGTTTCGTGAAACACTTTTGAATCCTGTGATTTGTCTTCCTCCGAGGTCGTTGTTCTCTCGTTCAACTCTTGTCTCCACTCCCTCTGAGCGTCTTCACATTGCCGGAAGTGTTCCAAAAACCCCTCTCTATCGTAGACACGCTCGGGCACACACCAGTCCATCAGACACAAGTCACAACATACCCCACACTCGAAGCGACCGGTTTTTGGGTCCAGAGGTGGAACGTTGATGAGAATTTGATCGTGTAATTCCGTATTGTTTCCAAGGGGAAAGCGAAACGTGCGCGGATCAGGATTGGAACCCAATATCATTTTTTCTTCAATTCCAAGACGtatcaaagccaagatgcGAAACACGTACTTAGTTTCATCAGTCGAATGTGTTTGGTAACCAGAACGGCCTTTCGCATGAGCACAGGGCAGACAGACCCTTTTCCATGTCTGTATGTTTAAGTAGTTGGCGACATTATTGCAGTAACAACAGTATTTGTTGCACACTCGATAGTCAAATTCGGATAGATTAATATGCTCGGCAACCTCATGTTTGAATATAACGTCAAGAAGGTCGTGCGCATGCTTCTTGGTCATCCGCCGGAACTCGAACAAACTCTCTACCTTCTGCTGACATTCGATAGCTGTCCGTCTAAATTGGAACACTGACTCAATATCTAGAAGTAGAATGATCTGTTGGAGGCATTCCAGCGGTAAGCTCAACAGGTAGCTGTTTTGCACCACTGTAGACTGTTTGGGTGATGCTGGCCTCGGACTCGGAGAGGGAGGTTGGTACAGTTCTGGTGGAAGTACTTTGGGCCAGGATACGGAGCATCGATTTTGCATCCAGAGGTATAAAGCCTCATCTTCGGGTAGGGGTCCGTATTGTAGTTCTTTGGAAGACATTTTTGCGAAATGGCGATGGaatcttgttgttgtggtggtaGTGAGAAGTGAAAATTAAGTGGTGCAAGACTGGCTATATATACTCAAAGAAAATAAGTTTTGCTAAAGATTTGATTCCGAATATTGATTTTTAAGTCAAGTGATAAAGTGTATATAACCCAGCAAGATAGACTTTATCACCAAGTTAATGGCTTTATTGTATGTTCGCCAGACAGCACGATAAATGTTAACTTTTTGCCCCCCCACTGTAGTGACCTTGGACAAATATACATCTTGCCAGAGTTTCATGCCAAATGgaagcttgatcttgtttatGTTCTAAGGCTAGACGTGGAAATCCGAAGAACTACTAACAGTAATTTCTGTCTTGCGGATAATTCCCTTGCTACTAGAGTTGTCGTCATCCGTCTCATTATCTCGAGAACGTTTGGTATCTGGTTTTGCTGACGCATGAAACGTCCCTCTTCGACCACCGACTGAGTCGAGCCTGATACCACCATTGGAATTTGACAAACCGCGATCGCTCTAAAATAGCATTGTTAGCATGCGACATGTTGTTTGGACGGTAGTAGATGACGGAGAGCTGTGTGGGGTCTGACTCTGGGGAAGACTTACTTCGCCTGTGATCTCGTAGTTGCCCTCGTGAGAAGAACCATAATAGAACTTGAATAGTTTTCGAAGAGGTGGTAGCGAACAAGCGATCATTCCCAAGCAGCATTCTACGTTTGAGGTAATGCTAATAACGGCAAGATGGTCTAAAATGATTTCAGTCAGTACGTTGGCTAACCATAGTACAAAGATAATAAGCACTCACATGCTGTTTCCTTAGGATATTTGGCAACGTCGTAGTACTTGAGGTATGGCATACGGACACAGGTCGCGACACTTGCAAAAacaccaaggccgagaatGGCAATGGCAGAGACTTTTCTGCGCCTCGACATTTGCAGTTCCGCTACGATGAAGCATGGAATAATTGCGCATGCCCAATCAGTTGCCATTTGTATGGCCGAGACGATGTAGCTGACAAGCTGCAAACTGATCTCCTTTTGGCATGATCCCCTACCAATATGCGTTAGTCATTGTAAACCGAGAACCTGGCGGGCCAGAAGCGAATGGGAAGATGTACAAAGCAGGATTCCAAGTCGCAGCAAATGGTGTACAGTTGGCGAAGACATAAGCCAAGGCGAGGATGGTtatgatgatcatgattcCCATGTTGATATAGATAGGGATGGTGATTCGTCGTCGGACATCGATTCGGACACACGTGAGGCCGATGGCGCATTTTATTATGGTCGACGAGATAAAGTACAAGACCTCCCAGTAGGTCTGATATTGCGTGGCTTTTACCAGGTACAACGGCGATGGGATGTTGACATCGTGGGATCCAACTCCGTATCGTGTCGTCAGAATAGAAAAGACTATAGCCGGTATGAATAGAAGCTGGTGAGGGAATCGTAGTCAGCGACACGCTACGCTTCACAAGGTCAGTCAATTACTGTATAGGTACTTACAGTTGCTAGCGCAGCTAGATAATCCTCAATGCCTAAAAGTCGTGGCGAGACATCAGACAAACCAGCACGCACGTAAAGTCGAAGGCATAGAACAACGACACTGGTGATACCGAAAGCCAGTGCAAACCCCTGAACTGCTGGTCCCAAGTCCTTTGGTTCTAAAGGAGGCAGAGCTTCAACCAGAGCCTGGATCTGCTCTCCCGTCATGGATGCAGCCATCGGGAATGTCTGGCTGTGGCCGAGAAAGTTGAAACTGCTGAAAGGCACGTGTACGGTTTTCAAGAAGGATACGAAAAAGTAGTATTATCCGGGTTGTTGGTTCAGTGCCTACCTTATAACCCGACGTCGGCATTTGAGATTTTCCCAATCCCCACGCCGACCCCGGCAGAGGGTTGCAGCGTCCAGGTACCGTTCTTGGCTGGCTCGTTCCAGGTCCTTGTTTGACTCCCTGTCCCGCTTAGATAAACGGCTGATAAGTTCTTCCCCTGATCTttcatttttcttttcttttgttcctcaCGGGGCTTGGCGCGGTCTTTAGTGCCTGCAGGGTCCAGGAGAGGAAACGAGCAAATTGATAGTGATCAAATTAAGAGCAGGCTTCCTTGTTATTACTATCAACAAAGCGCTGTTAGCCTATTCACGGACACTCCGCACCCTTTCCGGCATGCCTATGTGTTGCACGAGTCAGTAACCCGTAGCTGAATACGAGCTATCCCCAAAGTCCGTTGCTGTTTTGAACCCCAGGGCTGAGGGGAATAATGGTAACTGCAAACTTAGTCGGAAGCTATTTTAGTGGCCGTTGAGTTTCCACCCTCACAGCCTGATTGACGGTTAATGGTGACAGGTTTTGTCACCTTAATATCATCATAGCTCAttgacttcaacaagacatTCTGACTTCAGCTCTTGTATCTGTGCTTGACGAACATCAGCAGTCATTTATTAGTTCCACTGATCTTCAATGAAGGGTACTCGGCAGTTGGCAGAAATAGTCGAACCGCGAGATGACCTGATTTTCTCGTCGTCGCCCAACGCAATGTTGCTTCGTGGCTGGATCCTTCAGTCGTCAGTGGTTTTGGGAATCCTTGACTGTGGACCCAATGCGAGCCCTAGTGTAAACCTTATAAGTGAACCCCTGCTTCCGTTCAAGAGAATGAGGAATTTTCTCATTCTTGTAGCGATTCACGGCATCGTTTAGGTGGAATTTAATCTACCAATAAGTACAGTTCATGAGACGCATCACCATGGACGTCAAAATGCAAGTGCTCAGTAACCGTAAACTCAGGAAAGATATAAATAAAACCCGGGTAGCGGCCACTTACCAAATTAACTAGCAAGTCTCATTTCGACAAACATGCCAAACGGTTGGCTCTAACCGACAAGGGTCTTCGAGGCGAGACTCCCGGTTCCCGCTGGAAGACTTAGTCTCGTCTCGAGGAAGACCGCGTCAATCACGACCAGTACATATCCTATGTCACAATCAGgtgttttctctttccctctctctATGACCGTCGTGCCGCCCCTCTCATAAAACAACCCACGCCCTTCACTGCAATATCCGTTGTTCGCCTCGCGTGCTTGCTTTTTCTAATCTCGTCACGATGTTCATCGCTCTGACTGCCTTGGCAGGGTCGCTCGTCCTCTACATCATTTGCACAAGCATCTACTACATCACATTCCACCCATTGGCTAGTATCCCCGGTCCCAAGATCTGCGGTATCACGAGGATTCCTTACTGGCTCGTGGCATTCAGAGGCGAAGATGTACGGTGGATGAAAACTTTACATGACAAATATGGACCTGTTGTTCGCTTTGGCCCGACGGACGTAAGCTATGCTGCCACTCAGGCGTGGAATGACATTCACGGGCCAAAAGACTCTGAGAAGGCGCAGGAGTTTTCTGTTCAGCCAGTCAACGGTAAGCCAGTCGAGCTCACCACCATCCTTCCAGTTCTGGTCATTGATAAAATTCGACAGGAGTTCCAAGCATGCTTACAACTGACGTTGAGAACCACACACGTATGCGTAGGCTCTTCTCCCCGGCATTTTCTGAGCGCGCGttgaagaaacaagagcCCCTCTTCAAGAAGTACTCGGAGCTTCTCATGTACAAGATCTCAGAAGTTGGTGATAATGGAGCCAAGCCAGTCGAAATGTGTCAGCTGCTTAACTTTACAACATTTGATGTGATGGCTGAGCTCTGCTTTGGAGATCACTtggatcttcttgccaagaACGAGTACAGCCCTTGGGTCAGGTCAATCTTTGAGTCACTGAAGATGTTGCCAATTGCCTCCATGATCAACTACTACCCTATTCTCAACGCACTATTCACGCGATTTGAGCCCAAGTCGGTAACACAGCAGCGTGTCACCCACTGCAAGCATTCCGAGGAGCGCGTCAATCGCAGATTGGAGAATGGGTCTGATCAGCCCGATGTTTGGAACCTTGTATTGGAGGCAAAGGAGGGCAAGGGAATTACTGTCAAGGAAATGCACTCTAACGCAGAGTTGTTTATGCTCGCTGGGTCTGAGACCACGGGTAAGTTTAAATTTCCATATTGGACGGGACAGGGTTGGCACTGACATGCTACAGCTACACTTTTGAGCGGTTGTCTCTATTATCTGCTCAGCTGCCccgacaagatggacatcCTACTCAAAGAAATCCGGAGCAAGTTCGACAAAGTAGACGACATCACATTCGAACGTCTCGCTGAGCTTAAGTATATGAACGTCTGTATAAAGGAGGCTCTACGCATCTACCCTCCGGTCCCCATCGGCAGCCCTCGCGTGGTTTCTCCTGGTGGTCAGCAAATCCTCGGCAAATACATCCCAGCTGAGACACGCGTGTCGGTTCATCACTGGTCTACATATCGATCCGAGTCCAACTTTAAAGATGCTGACAAATTTGTGCCTGAGAGATGGCTCAAGACGGAGGCTAGATATGCTGGGGATGCCCTTGAAGCTCACCAGCCGTTTGGATTTGGGCCTCGAAACTGTCTTGGTCAGAACATGGCGATGCATGAGATGAGACTCATCCTGACAACGCTTGTGTtcagctttgactttgaacTATGTGAGGAGAGTAAGAATTGGGCAGATCAGAAGTCTTTTGCATTGTGGATCAAGAATCCTCTGATGATTCGCGCCACACCAGTCACTACACACGCCAGACTTAATATTTAGATTTGGAAGAACCAATGCATGTTCACGTGGACTGGTAATACTTTCCATTGTGGTATGATCCAAGATTGAGACTTGATCTCGTGATGTTAACCCGGCAACTACATTGGATCCAGACGTGAATCGTATTATAAGTTTTGTCTAAAACTCAATATCATCAcaatatgatatgatatgtTCGTGGCTAGACCTGGACTGGACGTTATGTAGGACAGAGATAAGATGCTACTTCGAGTCGTCCAGCCATCAACATAATGGCGTGAGTTGATACATGTCAAAAAGAGATTCGCTAAGAAGGATAGATCGCCTGTGTAAGGTATTGACTATTCATCCAATAGTGCCATTCCATCCTGTTGAGAATTGTCAATTGGGTTTAATGGCATCCCCAGCCCCTCCGGAGTTGTGACAGATCTCCGATCACGTGAAAGAAATGCCGGAGGACGGAAGCCAAGTCTAGTCCGCATCGCCACGCTAACTCCGGACGCGGAGGATGTCAACTATGGTCTTTGCATTTGCTACATATCGATATGTGTCTATAATTATATTACAGTTAGCCAGGATGAGGTCTCAGATAGTATTATTACAGCTAAAaccgagtttcttcttccaaacAAATGGTTATACAGTGACACAAAGCGCATGTACATCTGCTAACGTTCCGATCCCGTGTGGAGCCCGGGACTACTCCCGTGCTTCCAGCATCGGGACACTTACCGAAATATCTCCCTTCTGTCTGAACGTATATAAAGCCAGGTCTGTTTATCTCTACACTACTTTTAACCTTCTGGTTTCTGCATTATCCCATTCACAAACAAAGTCCCACCAAGTCAACATGTCTGGAAACCCCGTACCTCTCACCGTCATCAAGGGCGCTGGCTTTGAGCACATCCCTCTGCCAAACGGCGTCAACGCCACTACAGCCGACTTCCACAGCATCCGCACAAAGACCGACTCCCCCGCTCACATCACCTCTGGTTTCTACAAGATTGAGGCCGGCCCTGCCCGTCCTGCGCAGTACAACTTTGAAGAGTCAAAGTATGTTCTGAGCGGTCAAGTCGATGTTCTGGTATGCTTGTTTCTCTATCTAGATTCATTTCACAAAATACTAACAGTGCTCAGGACGAGGCCACTGGTATCACCCATCACCTCACCGCTGGTGACTTTGCCTTCTTCCACGTCGGCTCCAAGGTCCAGTTCTCTACCAAGTCTCAGGGTTTTGCTTTCTACGTCGTCACTCGACCTGTTCGTGATGCCCACCCTAACTTGAAGGGTCGGGAGGAGGAGACCAAGTCGCGCTTGTAAGGGTTTTATCGCAAAAGGAATAATGGGAAAACGGTTTTACGATACCCGTCTGCTATGATCAATAGACGGTAATAGATAAGAACAATTCATTCATCAATTCATCTCGCACTTGCCCCAGTATTACTAAGAGTCTCACTCTCAGATGACACCCACTTGGTTCCATGGATCAATACTCGCCGAAGCCACTTTGTTGTTGGGAGTAGATAATGTCTCTGACTAACGCCGGGTCAGTTCAAATGCATATCCTATGGGACTTACTCACGATGGAAGTCATCACTTGCACTTCACTGGGTGTTGAGCAGCGAAACAGACGAAACGGGTACAGTGACTAGTATGTGTTGATGCATTGCTGCGCAGTTCATCTTCCCACATTCTCTGTCAATAGGCCTCTTCATGGACTATTTATTCCCCTTAGGTATTTGTCCTTGCTTCCAGTCTTATTACCAAACTTCATCGCAAATCAACCACCCAAGTAAAACAAGAGATCATCACCAGTTCCACCTCGTATTACACTCTTGAACATGTCTCATTGCATTGGATACACATAATTTCTCAATATGTACGAGATCACGGACTACCGTAAGCTTACTCCGGTACTCGATACGATCTATGGTGAGAGAAAGGTGGAGTGGGACATCAGGGGTCAATCGCTCGTCATGGTAAGCGAGTCTCAAGACCTAGTGAGGTTGAGAGACAAGCTTCGCATGGTTGGAGTGACTCCTACATGGGAGGAATATTGTTACAATGTGCTCGACTAGTATGCGGACGgaaatatatatatatatttgCAGACAAGACCTTTAGCCCATTTTTGACATCATCCATCGCCGTCACCTTTAAGTTTTGGCCATTCTGCTTCTTAATACTAACAATCTTACATAAAAAAGTAGACCAACGCATCGTGGAACTAGATGCTGCATGTCCAATCGCATGAGGATGGATTGCAAAGTCGTCGGTTGATGTATGCCCATTTTGTTTgagctgctgttgtcgcAACTCATTTATGCTCTGCACCCTAAAACAATCTGCCTCTTATTGTTGCATTTGAAGTCAGAATAACTTAATACTATTCACAAGTGTGGTGAGGTAAAGTGGGAACGACGGAACACCACGCGATATCTTCAGTCTTTGCAAGCTCTCCAATGGTAATAAATAGAACATCCCTGATTAAAAACTATCATCATTTTTGTGGCCATTGGTATGTTTCTAACTGTGTTTGTAACCATAACAATCTTGGCGCCAAATCTCGCAACGGTACTACCTCACCTACTTTCTCACTTAGTATAGTGGCATATTCATTACCCATGTTTTGTACGGGTGGGACAATAATAACAAAAGTATACTGTCTCTCGACCTGCTTCCGAGTGATTAGAGGAGTCAGTGCCGAGCAGTTTGGAATCCATCCTCGTATCAGTACTACCCCAGAAACTCAAGAATAGAATGCTTAGTAGtacatgatgagagaaagtGAAGTGTCGTGGTCGCAATGGTTGGTTCCATTGCCAAGAGTTTTAATCCCGGATAAAATGTGCATTATATGTGCAATGGCAGACACAAGCATGCACGGATATGTCAAGTGATATGCAGTTGGTTAGTTGTTGTCACACAGCAAGCGTTGTGGATTTtgcggtgcggtgcggtACTTGTTGGCTTGAGTGTCAGTCTGACATGCAATCAATTCTTAAAAGACAAGGATCCTCACTCAGTTCATATGTTAAAAAGCTTTTTCGGTCTCTATGTACCTCGGCTCGGCATCTTTTGACACGAACTACTATTATTCCTATTCTCAAGATACAATTTGCCCGTCGCAAATAGGCTCAACCTGTCGCACAAATCCGCAGATCCCTGACTATATCAGTGGGGTTCCATGTTTCGTGGCAGCTTTTGACAAGCTAACCCCCGTCCAATCCCACTTCGAATGGGCTGGTCTGGTCGCTTAACCACCTCTTCCGAGTGGTTTTCGACGGTTTTTGCTTGTGTCGCGTTGACAACTAAAGATTGTGCAGTGCGACGCTACTGTTCCATGTCCGAATCAGACCATCATCATAACATGTGAGGGTTTAATGTCAGGGTTGGGTTTTACGATACATAATAAAGAGGCTTTCGGACCCTGGCCAATCACTccctgttttcttttcttttttcttcttttttttttccgCATTGTTCGTCGGTTTCTGCATAG includes:
- a CDS encoding polygalacturonase 1 precursor, which produces MTKLGFVLLAALAGSAAAAPSAPAITQAPEVHAYGKRATSCTFSGSDGAAKASKSQASCATIVLDSVAVPSGVTLDLSKLKDNTKVIFKGTTTWGYKEWKGPLMKISGNKITVEGSGAILNAGGEKYWDGKGGNSGITKPKFFAAHKLTDSKINNLYVKNTPVQAVSINGVNGLEINKFTLDNKDGDSQGGHNTDAFDIGSSTGVTIDGAKVYNQDDCVAVNSGKNIIFKNGYCHGGHGLSIGSVGGRDDNVVDNVQFLNSEVANSANGIRVKAFKNHTGKINKVTYSDITLTKIQKYGILVEQNYDGGDLHGDPTSGLPITNLTLKNIKGKNAVDAKGKNAAIVCGKGACTNWTWSNVQVSGGKKYDSCQNVPSVASC